The following nucleotide sequence is from Pedobacter sp. PACM 27299.
ACAATGGCTTCTTTGGCAGCAAGCCATTTTCAAAAACCAACGCACAATTGATCAAAGAAGGGAAAACTCCAATCAACTGGCAAATCAGTTAAAAACCAAAAGAGCTGAGACAAAATATGGTCTCAGCCCTTTTAACCTTAAAACAGGAGCTATCCCGTCTCTGCTAATTGAATAGGAAGTGTTTTTAGTATTCCAAAGGAACAATTGGTTCTTTCTTCGTCGTAGACATGATCATCATGGTCTGGAAAGTTTTCACTACAGAGATCTTACTGATCTTATCCATAATCAAACGTTCATACGCTTTGATATCATTCACATATACCTTCAACAAAAAATCTGCTTGCCCGGTTACATGGTGACATTCTGTGATTTCTTTAATTTGATTTACTTCATCCAGAAAAATCTGAATCGTGTTGTTCTTATGAAAATCCAATTGAACCTGGATGAAAGTTTTTATTCCTAAACCTAGCTTCTCTTCATCTACCAAGGCATGATAACTTTTTATGAAACCCGACATTTCCAGTTTTCGCACCCTTTCTAAGGTAGGTGCCGGAGAAAGTCCGATTTCCTGGGATAAAAGAAGGTTGGTAATCCTACCGTTTTCTTGCAATAGTTTCAGTATTTTAAAGTCTGTTTTATCTAGTTCTGCTGCCATCTGTGTTTAAAATATGATCAAAGGTAGACTACCAACGTAAAAACACCAAATTTTATTCTAAAAATCGTACAAATAATTGTAGTTTATTTCTCTTTATTTTTTTAGATTTGTCTAAACATTTAGTTAGATACACAAAAATGCAATCATTCACCGAAGAGAACTACCTGAAAATCATCTACCATTTATCGGAGAACAATGAAGAGTCGGTACAGACCAATGCGATTGCTGAAAAAATGCAGACGAGGGCTGCTTCCGTAACCGATATGCTCAGAAAGCTTTCAGAAAAGGAATTGATCCTTTATAAAAAGTATCAGGGTGCACGTTTAACTCCCGCCGGCCGACAAACCGCGATCAATGTGATCAGGAAGCACCGCCTTTGGGAAGTCTTTTTAGTGGAAAAACTAAATTTTAAATGGGATGAAGTTCATGACATTGCCGAAGAGCTTGAGCACATCAATTCTCAGGAGCTGGTAGAGCGGCTGGATGAATTTCTGGCATTCCCAAAAAATGATCCCCATGGTGATCCGATTCCAGACAAAAACGGAAATTTCGATTTCGTTCCATTTATAAAGCTCAGTAAGCTTAAAAAAGACGACCGTGGTCTGATCATGGGCGTAAGTGAACATTCTTCTGCTTTTTTAAAGCACCTGGAGAAATTGGGCCTTACGTTAGGGAAATCATTAACCATTAGTACCATCAATGAATTTGATGGATCCGTAGAAATTATTGTAGAAGAAAAGAAAATAAGTGTCACCAGAGAAATAGCCAAGCACATACTCATCAGGATCTAAAATGAAGCATTCCGAATCTCTAAGCGAAGTAAATCAAAGTGTAGACACCAGCAAACGCAAAGGCTGGCGTCGTATTTTATCATTTATCGGCCCTGCATACTTAGTGAGTGTCGGTTATATGGATCCCGGAAACTGGGCCACCGACATTGCCGGAGGAAGTAAATTCGGATATCAGCTGATCTGGATTCTGTTAATGTCAAATCTGATCGCTCTGCTCCTGCAATCTTTGAGTGCCAGACTGGGTATCGTTAGAGGACTGGATTTAGCCCAGGCTTCAAGAAATGCTTATCCTAAATGGATCAATATTCCATTGTTCGGACTTGCGCAAACCGCGATCATCGCCTGTGATCTGGCAGAGATCATTGGTATGGCCATTGGTTTACAATTATTATTCGGGCTGCCTTTAATCTGGGGAATCAGTGTGACTATTCTTGACACCGTCCTGCTGCTGTTTTTGATGAATAAAGGCATGCGTAAAATGGAGGCTTTTATCGTATCCATGGTGTTTATTGTAGGCCTCTCTTTCCTCGTAGAGATGTTTATTGTAGAACCTAACCTAAAAGAAATCGTTAAGGGGCTTGAACCTTCCGTATTGTCAGGTGAAGCCTTATACATTGCGATTGGGATTATTGGTGCAACAGTGATGCCCCACAACCTCTATCTTCACTCCTCTCTGGTGCAGACCAGGAAGTTTGAGCGGGATGAAAAGGGTATCAAAGAAGCCATTAAATTCAATTTCATTGATACTGCAGTCGCCCTAAATCTGGCCTTCTTTGTCAATGCAGCGATCTTGATTCTTGCCGCGGCAGCATTTTATAAAAATGGCTTACATGAGGTTGCAGAGATCCAGGATGCCCACAGACTACTGCAAAACATCTTTGGAGATGTAGCCCCTGCATTATTCGCTATCGCTTTGATTGCTGCCGGACAAAGTTCAACAGTAACCGGTACCCTTGCCGGACAAATTGTGATGGAAGGCCATTTAAAACTGAGAATCCAGCCTTGGTTGCGCCGTTTGATTACCCGTTTACTTGCAATCATCCCTGCTTTTTTTACCATCTTAATTCTCGGCGACAATGCCTTAGGCGGTTTATTGATTTTGAGTCAGGTGGTACTGAGTTTACAGCTGGGCTTTGCAGTGATTCCATTGATTCATTTCACTTCGGATAAGAAAACAATGAAAAGCTTTGCTATCAAACCATGGGTTAAAGTATTGGCCTGGATCAGTTCTATTCTCATTGTGGCACTAAATGTGAAACTAGTAGTAGAAGAAATTAGCAGCTGGACCAGCGACAATCACAGTTGGTACTTATATGTATTGGTCATTCCTGCGGCCATTCTGATCGGCTTATTGTTATTATATGTTTTCATTTACCCACTGCTAAATAAAACGGAAGAAGGACAGCACAATGTACCGCATGGCGATGCACTGGACATAGAAGAGATCGAAAAAATCAATTATTCACGAATAGGTATCACGGTTGATTTCTCAAAAAATGACCGGAACACCATTCGCCATGCCCTGATTCAGGGTGGAAAAAAAGCGGACTACTACCTGATACATGTCGTGGAAACTGCTGTGGCCAGGTATCATGGAAAAGCAGCACTAGATGCAGAAACCTTGAGTGACGGAGAAAACCTGGAAAAATACCGCGCAAATTTAAAAGACCTGGGGTATAAATCCAGTGCTCACATTGGATACGGAGGAACGGTGACTGCTATTGTAGAAATCAGTAAACAGAATGACCTGGAATTATTGGTGATGGGGGCGCATGGCCACCAAGGTATAAAAGACCTGATTTTAGGAACTACAGTGAACTCTGTAAGACATAAAGTAACTATTCCCGTATTAATTGTCCGATAAAATTCAGAAATCCCTATTTCTTTCGGATATTAGCGGTATTCTTATAAAATCCGGCATAGAATTTATCTCTGCCGGGCTTTGTGAAAATTGATACAAATGAAGAACGATATTCAAATTAAAAATAAAAGAGCTTACTTCGATTACCATATTGTGGAAGAATTTAATGCCGGATTAGCCCTTTTGGGAACCGAGATTAAAGCCATCAGACAAGGTAAAGCGAATATGTCCGATGCCTTCTGCATGTTCATAGGTGATGTTCTTTACGTTAGAAACTTACATATTTCCGAATATAGCCATAGCTCTTTCCATCACCACGACATCAAACGTGACCGGGTTTTACTG
It contains:
- a CDS encoding Lrp/AsnC family transcriptional regulator, whose translation is MAAELDKTDFKILKLLQENGRITNLLLSQEIGLSPAPTLERVRKLEMSGFIKSYHALVDEEKLGLGIKTFIQVQLDFHKNNTIQIFLDEVNQIKEITECHHVTGQADFLLKVYVNDIKAYERLIMDKISKISVVKTFQTMMIMSTTKKEPIVPLEY
- a CDS encoding metal-dependent transcriptional regulator, which translates into the protein MQSFTEENYLKIIYHLSENNEESVQTNAIAEKMQTRAASVTDMLRKLSEKELILYKKYQGARLTPAGRQTAINVIRKHRLWEVFLVEKLNFKWDEVHDIAEELEHINSQELVERLDEFLAFPKNDPHGDPIPDKNGNFDFVPFIKLSKLKKDDRGLIMGVSEHSSAFLKHLEKLGLTLGKSLTISTINEFDGSVEIIVEEKKISVTREIAKHILIRI
- a CDS encoding Nramp family divalent metal transporter, whose product is MKHSESLSEVNQSVDTSKRKGWRRILSFIGPAYLVSVGYMDPGNWATDIAGGSKFGYQLIWILLMSNLIALLLQSLSARLGIVRGLDLAQASRNAYPKWINIPLFGLAQTAIIACDLAEIIGMAIGLQLLFGLPLIWGISVTILDTVLLLFLMNKGMRKMEAFIVSMVFIVGLSFLVEMFIVEPNLKEIVKGLEPSVLSGEALYIAIGIIGATVMPHNLYLHSSLVQTRKFERDEKGIKEAIKFNFIDTAVALNLAFFVNAAILILAAAAFYKNGLHEVAEIQDAHRLLQNIFGDVAPALFAIALIAAGQSSTVTGTLAGQIVMEGHLKLRIQPWLRRLITRLLAIIPAFFTILILGDNALGGLLILSQVVLSLQLGFAVIPLIHFTSDKKTMKSFAIKPWVKVLAWISSILIVALNVKLVVEEISSWTSDNHSWYLYVLVIPAAILIGLLLLYVFIYPLLNKTEEGQHNVPHGDALDIEEIEKINYSRIGITVDFSKNDRNTIRHALIQGGKKADYYLIHVVETAVARYHGKAALDAETLSDGENLEKYRANLKDLGYKSSAHIGYGGTVTAIVEISKQNDLELLVMGAHGHQGIKDLILGTTVNSVRHKVTIPVLIVR
- the smpB gene encoding SsrA-binding protein SmpB; this translates as MKNDIQIKNKRAYFDYHIVEEFNAGLALLGTEIKAIRQGKANMSDAFCMFIGDVLYVRNLHISEYSHSSFHHHDIKRDRVLLLHKKELKKLKFRSEEKGYTIVPLRIYTNDRGYAKIQIALAQGKKEFDKRDSIKDRESKREMDRAMKE